The DNA segment CAGCCCCACGGCCTGCCAGTAGGAGACCGCACGCGCGCCGACGATCTGCGGCATCAGGTGGTTCCACAGCTGCATCACGGCGAATCCGAAGATCAGCGCCAGGGCCGCGGCGAACGCGCCCCCGAAGACGACGTGGATGAGGATCAGGCGGGCGCGGCTGCGCGGGACGGGAGGCGTGGAAGGATCGGGGCCGAAGGTCATGGCAACTCCTGCGTTCGGGTTCGGTAGTCGGAAAGGAGGTCGCGGAGCCGGCCCGAGGCCCGGCTCTTGCGGGAGAGGAGGGTTCCGATGGGCTCGCCCCAGTCCTCGGCCAATTCGCGGAAACTGCGGCCGTCGATCTCGGTGGCGATCCAGATGGCCCGTTCGCGAGGCCCCAGCTGGTCGAGGGCTTCCGCCAGCCGCTCCCGCAACTGGGCCTGGTCGTAGCTCTGCTCGGGGGTGGGTCCGCGGTGCTCGGGGTCCAGGGGGCCCGTTTCCTCCGCGGAAAGGCGGGTGGGATGGTCGAGGGAGAGGGGGGGCGTTCCCCCGCGCCGGTGGTCGGTGACGCGGTTGGCGACGGAGCGGTAGAGGTAGGCCGTCAGGTTCTCGATCTCCCCGATGACGTCGGCCCGCCGCAGCAGGTTGTAGACGGCGTCGGACACGATGTCCTCGGCCTCCGCTCCGGAGAAGCCGGCGAGCTGGCGCCGCACGTAGCCGAGGAGGCGGGACTTCTCCCGCTCGAACACCTCGGCCAATCGCGCGGAGCCCTCCGTCATCCCTTTCCGGTCCTTTCTCCGCAGCCGCCCAAGCGAGGCGCCTCAGGGGAAATGACGCCGTCCCCCGGCTGTTATTGCGTGATCCACGTCATGGGCCGGAAGGGATCTCCCCCTTGCGGCTCCCTTCTCCGGACTGTACACCCCTGGCTCGCGGCGCCCAAAAACATACACTGGACACAACCCCACCAGACCCTGTTAAGCTCTTGATCAAACTTGGTAATTTACGACACCAAAATCTAACCATCTCGCGCAATTCCCTTCCCGTGCATCCTCTATGGAGGCCATTCATGCACCCTTCCCACTGTCCAACCCAGCCTCTCCCGCGATCGGGAGCAGCCCTCTCCCTCGGCAGCGGACGCCTCCGATTCGGCGCGGCCCTGTGCGGGCTTCTGCTGTTCGGCGCCTGCACGTCGCCGGGCATGAAGCTGAATGTGAAGCCGGGCAGTCGGGAGACGACCACCCAGGTGGACGGCCTCAGCGTCACCCTCCGCCCCCTCAGCGCGGAGGCCCTCAAGCCCCTGCGCGCGCGGACCGTGGATCCCACGGCGGCGGAGCTGCTGGTGGCCGCGGAGAAGCTCCCCCCCTACCGCCTGGGCCCCCAGGACGTCCTGCTGGTGACCGTGTGGGACCACCCCGAGATCACCCTTCCCCTGGGCCAGTACCGCCAGGATTCGGCGTCGGGAAGCGTGGTGGACGAGGACGGCCAGCTCTATTTCCCCTATGTGGGCAAGGTCAAGGTGGCGGGGATGACCGTCTCCCAGGTGCGGGACGCCCTCACCGCCAAGCTGTCCCGGACGCTGCAGAATCCCCAGATCGACGTCAAGGTGATTGCCTACCGCTCCCAGAAGATCTACGTGGGCGGCGAGGTGAAGAGCCCCGCCGTCTATACGGTCACCGACGTGCCGTTCACGCTGGCTGAAGCGGTCAATCGCGCGGGCGGGTTCCTTCCCACCGCCGACGACAGCCGGGTCGTCCTCACCCGCGGCGACCAGGTGTGGCGGTTGAACTTCCAGTCCCTGGTGGCCTCGGGCAACCGCATCGGCCAGATCCTGCTCAAGGACGGTGATTCGCTGCACGTCCCCCACGCGCTGGAGAACCCCGTCTACATGATGGGAGAGCTGGTCCGCCCCGGGAACCTGCCCCTGATCCACGGCAACCTGTCGCTGGCCCAGGCGATCACGGAGACCGGCGGGATCCTGGGAGCCAGCGCCGACGCCCGCTCCATCTACGTCATCCGGCAGACGGGCAGCCCCAACGGCGTGGACGTCTTCCACCTGGACGCCCGCAATCCCACCTCGATGGTCCTGGCCGACCGGTTCCCTCTGAACCCCCGCGACATCGTCTACGTCGACGCCGGAACCCTCGTCCGCTTCAACCGCGTGATGAGCCTTCTCCTCCCCACCGTGACCGCCGTGACCTCCACCGCGATCGCCACGGGAGAAGTCCGCTACCTCGTCCGGCGCGAGCGCTGACGGCCTCCTTCCCCTTCCCTTCCCTCGGACCCTCCGCTTGACCCCGACTCCGTCCATCGATTCCGTGCTCGTCCTCTGCGAGGGGAACCACTGCCGCGCTCCCATGGCCGAAGCCCTCCTCGGGGCGGCCGTGAAGCCGGCGGTGCGGGTGGAATCGGCGGGGCTGAAGGCCCTGGTGGACTGCCCTCCCGATCCCGAGGCCGAGCGCCTGATGAAGGAAGCCGGCTGCGACATCTCGGGCCACCGGGGGCGGCAGTTCACCGTGGAGATGGCCCATCGCGCGGACCTGATCCTCGTGATGGACGCGCTCCAGAAGGAATGGTGCACCGCCCTGGCTCCCGGCGCCCGAGGTCGGATCTTTCTCTTGGGACATTGGCTGTCCACACCTCCCCGCGACATCCTCGACCCGTTCGGCCAGGGTCCGTCGGTCTTCCGACAGGTCTTCGAGGACATCCATCAATCCGTGGCGGCCTGGGTGCCGCATCTCCTTTCCGAACGAAGGTCTGCATGACATCCTCGCTCCCCTCCGGGCTGCGGCCCGTTCCTCTCGGCTCCACGGGGGCCTTTTCCCGCTTGATGAGAACCGTCGACGAGGCCCGCGAAGTCGACCTCCGCGAATGGCTGCTCAACCTGTGGTCCGGACGCTACCTGATTCTAGGGAGCATCCTGGTCTTCCTCGCCCTGGGGGGCCTGTACATCTGGCGGAGCACGCCCATCTACCAGGCCGAGGCGCTGCTCCAGATCGAGCCGCCGAAGGTCCTGCGGGATTCGGACGCGGCCTTCGCCCGGATGGAAAACCTGTTCTCGGCACCCTCCGATGCCACCACCGAGATCGAGATCATCGGCAGCAACATGGTGCTCGGCCATACCGTGGAGGCCCTGAACCTCGACGTCGTGGCCAAGCCGGTGTTCTTCCCCGTCATCGGGGAGACCCTGGCCCGGGGCAAGGCCCACGCGCCCCGCATCGACGTGGCGGCTTTCGACGTCCCCGACAGCCTGCGGGGGCTGGAGTTCCACCTGATCGCCCTGCCCAACGGCACCTTCGAATGGAAGTCCCCGGAAGATCCGCCTTCCTACGTGAAGCCCGGCGTCGCCTATCCCCAGGACGCGGTTCTCGCCGTGGGCCGGCCCGGCGACGCCCTCAGCGCCACCTATGGGGGGGAGGCCCTCAAGCTCCAGGTGCGGGCTCTCGCCGGCCCCTCCGGCCAGAAATTCACCCTCGTCCGGCGTCCCCTGCTGAGCGCCATCACCGACATGCGGAACGATCTGGAGGCCGCGGAAAAGGGCGTCACCCAGACGAACAAGTCCACCAACCTCCTGGCCCTCGCCTTCCGCCACACCAACCCCTCCAGGGCCGCGGAGATCCTGAACGAGATCATGAAGCAGTACATCCGCCAGAACGATTCCCGCAAGGGCGAGGAAGTGGGCCGTACCCTGGCCCTTCTGCAGCAGCAGCTTCCGGAGGTGCACGCCCGGGTGGAGCAGGCCGAGACCCGCCTGAACCGCTTCCGGACCCAGACGGGCGCGGTGGACGTCCCGCGGGAAGCCGACCTCGCCCTCCAGCAGAGTTCGAGCCTCGCGAGCCAGATCACCGCCCTCAAGCAGAAGAAGGAGGAACTGCGGCGCACTTACCAGGAAGGTTCGGACGTGGTCGCGACCCTCAACGCCCAGATCGCCAAGCTGCAGAACGAATCCGCGGCGGTCAGCCAGAAGGTGCGGACCCTTCCCGCCACCCAGCAGGAACTGGTGCGCCTCTCCCGCGACGTCCAGGTCAACACGGAGCTGTACACGGCGCTGCTGAACAACATCCAGCAGCTCCAGGTCACCCGCACCGGCGAGGGGAACAACACCCGCGTGGTGGACTTCGCCATGGCGGGCCTCAAGCCCGTCAAGCCCAAGAAGGAGATGCTGCTGGCCGTCTTCTTCGTCCTGGGAACCTTCGTGGGCATCTCCCTCCTCCTCGGGAGGCGGGCCCTCCAGCGCGGGGTCGAGGACCACCGGATCATCGAGGCCAAGCTGGGCCTGCCGGTGTTCGTCACCATTCCCCACAGCAAGCCCCAGGAAGCCCAGGATCGCGCCATCGCCCAGGGCCAGCCGGGGAACCACCTCCTGGCTCTGCGGGAACCCGACGACGTGGCTACCGAAAGCCTTCGCAGCCTGCGGACGATGCTGAGCTTCACGATGGCCTCCACGGCCAGCCGCACGATCATGCTCACCGGGCCTTCTCCCAAGATCGGAAAATCCTTCATCACCAGCAATTTCTCAGCCGTCCTCGCCCAGGCGGGCGCCCGGGTGCTGGTGGTGGACGCGGACATGCGGCGCGGCAACCTGCACAAGTACTTCGGCCTCCAGGACCGCCTCGGCGGGCTGTCCGAAGTCATCGCGGGACTGGTGCCCTGGAAGTCCGCGGCCCATCCCACGGAGATCCCCGGGCTGCACGTGATGAGCACCGGCGAGCTGCCCAAGAATCCCTCCGAGCTGCTGATGTCCCCTGGCTTTTCCGCCTTCGTGGCGGAGGCCTCCACGGAGTACGACTACGTGGTGATCGACGCTCCGCCCGTCCTGCCCGTCACCGACGCCACGGTCATCGGGTCGAAGGTGGGGACCGTCCTGCTGGTGGCGAAGTTCGGCCAGCACAGCCTGGACGAGCTGCGCGCCTGCCAGAACCGCCTGGAAGCCAGCGGAATCCCCTTGAAGGGCTGCGTGTTCAACGACCTCCTGCCCCTGGGCCTCGGCCGCTACGAGGACAACTACCGCTACGCCTACCACTACAAGTACAGCCGGGCCGACAACGCGTAGGAAAGGATTCATGGAGATCCTCTACGTCTCGCGGCTCTGCTCGGAATCGCGCCTCGCCCGCCTCATGGCGGAACAGCCGGTCAAGCCCCCCCTCCAGGAGCAGAAATTCCACGGCCTCCTGGCGCGGGGGCTCGCCGCCTTCGCCACCGGCGTCACCGCCCTGTCCCTCCTTCCACCGCCGCCGGGAAAGGCCGGCCCCCGCACGGAGGCCGAGACGGAAGAAGGGATCGCGTACCACTACCTGGCGCTGCGGCCCGTGCCTTTTCTCTCCCACGCGCTGGTCTTCGCGTGGAGTTTCCTCTTCTGCTTCCGGTGGTGCCTGGCCCGCCACGATCGCCCCCGCTTCGTGGTGTGCGACATCCTGGACCTCTCCATCTCCGCGGGCGCCCGACTCGCGTCGAAACTGGCGGGCGTTCCCGCCGTGGCGATCGTCACCGACATTCCCGACATCCTGCACGACTACATCGGCGGGGCGTCCTCCCCCCTCGGCCGGGCGGTGGTGGGCGCCTACCGGAGCCTCTCGACGTTCCTGATGCACCGCTACGACGCCTACGTCCTTCTGACCGAAGCCATGGATCCTCTGGTCAATCCCCGGCGGAAGCCCCACCTGGTGATGGAGGGAATGGTCGATCCGGGCATGGAGCAGGTGGCCAACACCCTGGACGGCAAGTTCCCCGAGCGGGTCGTCCTCTACGCCGGCGCCCTCTACGCCAAGTACGGCGTGGGCGCGCTGCTGGACGCCTTCCTGCGCGTCCCCCTCGGGGACGTGCGCCTGTGGCTGTACGGGTCCGGCGAACTGGAAGGGCGGATCGGCGACTGCGCGGCCCGGGATCCGCGCATCAGGTACTGGGGGGTGCAGCCCAACCGCGAGGTGGTGGCCGCGGAGGTCCGCGCCACGCTGCTGGTCAATCCCCGTCCCTCCCGCGAAGCGTTCACGCGGTTCTCCTTCCCCTCCAAGAACATGGAGTACATGGCCTCGGGCACGCCGGTCCTGGCTACGCCCCTGCCCGGGATGCCGCCGGAATACCTGGATCACGTCTACACCTTCCAGGACGAGTCCGTCGCCGGAATGGCGGAGGCCCTGACCCGGCTGCTCAACCGGCCCCGGGAGGAACTCCATCGCCGCGGCCAGGGCGCCAAAGCCTTCGTTCTGGAGCGGAAGAGCAACGTCACCCAGGCGGGGCGGATCCACGCATTCCTGGAGGCGATGGCGCCGCCGGCCTGATTCCAAGGAGCGTCCAAAATCCCAGCCAAGACACCAAGGCCGCTAAGAACAAACCAGGCAGCGGACGGGGTTCTTCTTGGTGTCTTCGTGCCTTGGTGGTGATCCAGCTCTTTTCTCCGAATCAGCCGAGGTTCCACTGCTGGAAGTAGCGGTAGAGGGCCTCCGGCCAGTCGGGCAGCTCCTCCA comes from the Geothrix sp. 21YS21S-4 genome and includes:
- a CDS encoding RNA polymerase sigma factor; the encoded protein is MTEGSARLAEVFEREKSRLLGYVRRQLAGFSGAEAEDIVSDAVYNLLRRADVIGEIENLTAYLYRSVANRVTDHRRGGTPPLSLDHPTRLSAEETGPLDPEHRGPTPEQSYDQAQLRERLAEALDQLGPRERAIWIATEIDGRSFRELAEDWGEPIGTLLSRKSRASGRLRDLLSDYRTRTQELP
- a CDS encoding polysaccharide biosynthesis/export family protein, with protein sequence MHPSHCPTQPLPRSGAALSLGSGRLRFGAALCGLLLFGACTSPGMKLNVKPGSRETTTQVDGLSVTLRPLSAEALKPLRARTVDPTAAELLVAAEKLPPYRLGPQDVLLVTVWDHPEITLPLGQYRQDSASGSVVDEDGQLYFPYVGKVKVAGMTVSQVRDALTAKLSRTLQNPQIDVKVIAYRSQKIYVGGEVKSPAVYTVTDVPFTLAEAVNRAGGFLPTADDSRVVLTRGDQVWRLNFQSLVASGNRIGQILLKDGDSLHVPHALENPVYMMGELVRPGNLPLIHGNLSLAQAITETGGILGASADARSIYVIRQTGSPNGVDVFHLDARNPTSMVLADRFPLNPRDIVYVDAGTLVRFNRVMSLLLPTVTAVTSTAIATGEVRYLVRRER
- a CDS encoding low molecular weight protein-tyrosine-phosphatase, with product MTPTPSIDSVLVLCEGNHCRAPMAEALLGAAVKPAVRVESAGLKALVDCPPDPEAERLMKEAGCDISGHRGRQFTVEMAHRADLILVMDALQKEWCTALAPGARGRIFLLGHWLSTPPRDILDPFGQGPSVFRQVFEDIHQSVAAWVPHLLSERRSA
- a CDS encoding polysaccharide biosynthesis tyrosine autokinase gives rise to the protein MRTVDEAREVDLREWLLNLWSGRYLILGSILVFLALGGLYIWRSTPIYQAEALLQIEPPKVLRDSDAAFARMENLFSAPSDATTEIEIIGSNMVLGHTVEALNLDVVAKPVFFPVIGETLARGKAHAPRIDVAAFDVPDSLRGLEFHLIALPNGTFEWKSPEDPPSYVKPGVAYPQDAVLAVGRPGDALSATYGGEALKLQVRALAGPSGQKFTLVRRPLLSAITDMRNDLEAAEKGVTQTNKSTNLLALAFRHTNPSRAAEILNEIMKQYIRQNDSRKGEEVGRTLALLQQQLPEVHARVEQAETRLNRFRTQTGAVDVPREADLALQQSSSLASQITALKQKKEELRRTYQEGSDVVATLNAQIAKLQNESAAVSQKVRTLPATQQELVRLSRDVQVNTELYTALLNNIQQLQVTRTGEGNNTRVVDFAMAGLKPVKPKKEMLLAVFFVLGTFVGISLLLGRRALQRGVEDHRIIEAKLGLPVFVTIPHSKPQEAQDRAIAQGQPGNHLLALREPDDVATESLRSLRTMLSFTMASTASRTIMLTGPSPKIGKSFITSNFSAVLAQAGARVLVVDADMRRGNLHKYFGLQDRLGGLSEVIAGLVPWKSAAHPTEIPGLHVMSTGELPKNPSELLMSPGFSAFVAEASTEYDYVVIDAPPVLPVTDATVIGSKVGTVLLVAKFGQHSLDELRACQNRLEASGIPLKGCVFNDLLPLGLGRYEDNYRYAYHYKYSRADNA
- a CDS encoding glycosyltransferase: MEILYVSRLCSESRLARLMAEQPVKPPLQEQKFHGLLARGLAAFATGVTALSLLPPPPGKAGPRTEAETEEGIAYHYLALRPVPFLSHALVFAWSFLFCFRWCLARHDRPRFVVCDILDLSISAGARLASKLAGVPAVAIVTDIPDILHDYIGGASSPLGRAVVGAYRSLSTFLMHRYDAYVLLTEAMDPLVNPRRKPHLVMEGMVDPGMEQVANTLDGKFPERVVLYAGALYAKYGVGALLDAFLRVPLGDVRLWLYGSGELEGRIGDCAARDPRIRYWGVQPNREVVAAEVRATLLVNPRPSREAFTRFSFPSKNMEYMASGTPVLATPLPGMPPEYLDHVYTFQDESVAGMAEALTRLLNRPREELHRRGQGAKAFVLERKSNVTQAGRIHAFLEAMAPPA